One Alnus glutinosa chromosome 3, dhAlnGlut1.1, whole genome shotgun sequence genomic region harbors:
- the LOC133864226 gene encoding peroxisomal nicotinamide adenine dinucleotide carrier: MSDALINGLSGAGGGIIAQLITYPLQTVNTRQQTERDLKKEKRKHGTIELMFQVVKQEGWGRLYGGLTPSLAGTAVSQGVYYYFYQIFRNKAEAASLKRMKIGIGDGSVGMFSSLVVAALSGCLNVLLTNPIWVIVTRMQTHTKISKKSLPGQTQSVTPDETIPAASELPPFGTGHAIQEVYDEAGVWGFWKGVFPTLIMVSNPSIQFMLYETMLKRLKKRRALSRMGNNGVTALEIFLLGALAKLGATVVTYPLLVVKSRLQAKQVSTGDKRHHYKGTLDAILKMIRYEGFYGFYKGMSTKIVQSVLAAAVLFMVKEELVRGARFLLSKDAINTLKSKPP, from the exons ATGTCAGACGCTTTGATCAACGGGCTCTCGGGAGCCGGTGGGGGGATCATAGCACAGCTCATCACCTATCCTCTTCAAACC GTGAATACTCGTCAACAAACAGAGCGTGAtctgaagaaggagaagaggaagCATGGAACCATTGAGTTAATGTTTCAG GTGGTAAAACAAGAGGGATGGGGGCGGTTGTACGGAGGGTTAACGCCGTCACTAGCGGGCACAGCTGTGTCTCAG GGTGTTTACTATTATTTCTATCAAATATTCAGGAACAAGGCTGAGGCTGCTTCGCTTAAACGTATGAAAATAGGGATTGGTGATGGATCGGTTGGAATGTTTTCATCACTTGTGGTCGCTGCTTTATCAGG GTGTCTGAATGTGCTTTTGACAAACCCTATATGGGTAATTGTTACACGAATGCAG ACACATACAAAAATCTCAAAGAAGTCCCTCCCTGGTCAGACGCAGTCTGTAACTCCAGATGAAACAATTCCTGCTGCAAGTGAGCTTCCTCCCTTTGGAACCGGACATGCG ATTCAAGAAGTCTATGATGAAGCTGGAGTTTGGGGTTTCTGGAAAGGTGTATTCCCGACATTGATCATG GTGAGCAATCCTTCCATACAGTTCATGCTGTATGAAACTATGTTGAAGAGGCTGAAGAAAAGACGTGCCTTAAGTAGGATGGGCAACAATGGAGTGACTGCTTTAGAG ATATTTCTTCTTGGTGCTTTGGCGAAACTTGGAGCTACTGTTGTGACGTATCCTCTTTTAGTTGTTAAG TCAAGGCTTCAAGCAAAACAGGTTTCTACTGGAGATAAAAGGCATCATTATAAAG GAACACTGGATGCAATTCTAAAGATGATCCGCTATGAAGGGTTCTATGGCTTTTACAAAGGGATGAGTACAAAAATTGTGCAAAGCGTTCTTGCTGCTGCTGTTCTATTCATGGTTAAGGAAGAACTTGTGAGGGGTGCTCGGTTCTTGCTTTCCAAGGATGCTATTAACACACTGAAATCAAAGCCTCCATGA
- the LOC133862760 gene encoding uncharacterized protein LOC133862760 isoform X2, whose amino-acid sequence MVARFHELAHFEPAEVGMLARCFCIPLVSIRVGKIKKQQTLFYPTATRGNLNLTILPTSDLRLSFIGDDGRTERLFTLGSKSQCAAVAVDEIPADNSGRSFLIKIPDGQVFYFWCSEKSRLLGIELLVKMKDLVQRKPSVAELTGISESRLTCFATQLRAYLVATVDSSRASSPGSSIPPLDATPEQSSTSQNGQSLSTSFKSLRSRHTGSQAIKANSFYQGSLSPRSSSFKEGLPRSLSSLRSASREKLRRRGDSQFSAVDSLTMTLSIPVDASSSNNSEDDKLPEITRSVSFSPSSFLESLGKLAVPPALSPTTQVGYVGSPLFSPYYCWCPPGASTLQFSAAPEQIPASLSESPFLPPLSSLLPANMSSTVLTSTLPLNLDEVSSVKFPALLPDSMVRLPIQTSKQIPIFTPLMCDPIVHIPLIDVCSSGQGYLVSAGPAISTGIPPLHPNLVNPLIPETDSMVEKGARETLRLLISGSTQTNPPLMGFPAVLTNADQNQSIFVGGSRGLYSGTRDVDVIANSIAAMGFVSLSGRSDGDGHDNTDSQPKGSCSDGKGTASCSDWREETD is encoded by the exons ATGGTTGCACGGTTTCACGAATTGGCC CATTTCGAGCCAGCAGAGGTTGGAATGCTAGCGAGGTGCTTCTGTATACCTCTAGTTTCGATTCGTGTGGGGAAGATCAAGAAGCAACAGACTCTCTTTTACCCAACTGCTACAAG GGGAAATCTGAATCTTACAATTTTGCCAACATCTGATTTGCGCCTATCATTCATTGGGGATGATGGTCGGACAGAGAGATTGTTTACCTTAGGTAGTAAATCCCAGTGCGCTGCTGTAGCAGTGGATGAGATCCCAGCAGATAATTCTGGCCGATCCTTCCTTATAAAGATTCCAGATGGCCAGGTTTTCTACTTTTGGTGCTCAGAGAAGTCGAGGCTTCTGGGAATTGAATTGCTTGTTAAG ATGAAGGATTTAGTCCAGAGGAAACCTTCTGTTGCTGAATTAACTGGAATAAGCGAGTCACGTCTCACCTGTTTTGCAACTCAGCTTCGTGCCTATCTTGTGGCAACAGTGGATAGCTCACGAGCTAGTTCTCCAGGCTCATCCATTCCTCCTCTTGATGCCACCCCTGAACAGTCCAGTACATCTCAGAATGGACAGTCCTTATCAACATCATTTAAATCTCTGCGTTCCCGACACACCGGCAGTCAAGCCATAAAAGCAAACTCATTTTATCAGGGTAGCCTCAGTCCCAGATCAAGTTCCTTTAAAGAGGGCCTGCCCAGAAGCTTGTCTTCTCTAAGGAGTGCTTCTAGGGAAAAGCTGCGACGGCGAGGGGACAGCCAATTTTCAGCGGTTGACAGTCTGACAATGACTTTGTCAATTCCAGTTGATGCATCCTCTTCAAATAATTCTGAAGATGACAAGCTCCCAGAAATCACCAGAAGCGTGTCGTTTTCCCCTTCAAGTTTTCTAGAATCACTAGGGAAATTGGCTGTTCCACCAGCTCTAAGCCCCACAACTCAAGTCGGTTACGTAGGTTCACCTCTCTTCTCCCCTTACTATTGTTGGTGCCCTCCTGGTGCATCAACTCTGCAATTTTCAGCAGCACCTGAACAAATTCCTGCATCATTGAGTGAATCACCATTTCTTCCCCCACTCTCTTCTTTATTACCTGCTAATATGTCATCCACCGTGTTGACTTCCACCCTGCCTCTCAATCTGGATGAAGTTTCTTCGGTGAAATTCCCAGCTTTGCTGCCGGACTCGATGGTCCGGTTGCCAATTCAAACTTCTAAGCAGATACCAATCTTCACACCTTTAATGTGTGACCCAATTGTTCACATTCCACTTATTGATGTATGCTCTTCAGGTCAAGGCTATCTGGTTAGTGCTGGTCCCGCAATTTCAACGGGCATTCCTCCCTTGCACCCAAACCTTGTGAACCCATTGATTCCTGAAACCGACTCAATGGTGGAAAAGGGTGCAAGAGAGACTCTGCGTCTGCTCATCAGTGGATCAACCCAGACTAACCCACCGTTGATGGGTTTCCCTGCTGTTCTAACAAATGCAGATCAGAATCAAAGTATATTTGTTGGTGGGAGCAGGGGTCTCTACAGTGGAACCAGAGACGTTGATGTTATTGCAAACAGCATTGCTGCCATGGGTTTTGTTTCACTGTCTGGGAGATCTGATGGAGACGGCCATGATAATACAGATTCTCAGCCAAAGGGATCTTGTTCAGATGGTAAAGGAACCGCCTCTTGTTCGGATTGGAGGGAAGAAACTGATTGA
- the LOC133862760 gene encoding uncharacterized protein LOC133862760 isoform X1: MTNPRNQDSAGIDEIEDLDHVNRYDFEDLDDSSSMDAGSSASSGGSRETGGSRSETGLADRLTDILVDEGDGDLLLQQSDREDRVMRWLQALDMQVMGACRVDERLKPLLKMNASNGLAEDRLLAQLSQHFEPAEVGMLARCFCIPLVSIRVGKIKKQQTLFYPTATRGNLNLTILPTSDLRLSFIGDDGRTERLFTLGSKSQCAAVAVDEIPADNSGRSFLIKIPDGQVFYFWCSEKSRLLGIELLVKMKDLVQRKPSVAELTGISESRLTCFATQLRAYLVATVDSSRASSPGSSIPPLDATPEQSSTSQNGQSLSTSFKSLRSRHTGSQAIKANSFYQGSLSPRSSSFKEGLPRSLSSLRSASREKLRRRGDSQFSAVDSLTMTLSIPVDASSSNNSEDDKLPEITRSVSFSPSSFLESLGKLAVPPALSPTTQVGYVGSPLFSPYYCWCPPGASTLQFSAAPEQIPASLSESPFLPPLSSLLPANMSSTVLTSTLPLNLDEVSSVKFPALLPDSMVRLPIQTSKQIPIFTPLMCDPIVHIPLIDVCSSGQGYLVSAGPAISTGIPPLHPNLVNPLIPETDSMVEKGARETLRLLISGSTQTNPPLMGFPAVLTNADQNQSIFVGGSRGLYSGTRDVDVIANSIAAMGFVSLSGRSDGDGHDNTDSQPKGSCSDGKGTASCSDWREETD, translated from the exons ATGACGAACCCTAGAAACCAAGATTCGGCCGGTATCGATGAGATCGAGGATCTCGATCACGTGAACCGATACGACTTCGAGGACTTGGACGACTCTTCGTCGATGGATGCCGGATCCAGTGCGAGTTCGGGCGGTTCGCGAGAGACCGGCGGGTCGAGGAGCGAGACGGGCCTTGCGGACCGGTTGACGGACATTCTTGTGGACGAAGGGGATGGAGATCTGTTGCTTCAGCAGAGCGATCGCGAAGACCGGGTTATGCGGTGGCTACAGGCTCTGGATATGCAGGTGATGGGGGCTTGTCGCGTCGATGAGAGATTGAAGCCTTTGTTGAAGATGAACGCTTCGAATGGTCTCGCCGAGGATCGCTTGCTGGCTCAGTTAAGTCAG CATTTCGAGCCAGCAGAGGTTGGAATGCTAGCGAGGTGCTTCTGTATACCTCTAGTTTCGATTCGTGTGGGGAAGATCAAGAAGCAACAGACTCTCTTTTACCCAACTGCTACAAG GGGAAATCTGAATCTTACAATTTTGCCAACATCTGATTTGCGCCTATCATTCATTGGGGATGATGGTCGGACAGAGAGATTGTTTACCTTAGGTAGTAAATCCCAGTGCGCTGCTGTAGCAGTGGATGAGATCCCAGCAGATAATTCTGGCCGATCCTTCCTTATAAAGATTCCAGATGGCCAGGTTTTCTACTTTTGGTGCTCAGAGAAGTCGAGGCTTCTGGGAATTGAATTGCTTGTTAAG ATGAAGGATTTAGTCCAGAGGAAACCTTCTGTTGCTGAATTAACTGGAATAAGCGAGTCACGTCTCACCTGTTTTGCAACTCAGCTTCGTGCCTATCTTGTGGCAACAGTGGATAGCTCACGAGCTAGTTCTCCAGGCTCATCCATTCCTCCTCTTGATGCCACCCCTGAACAGTCCAGTACATCTCAGAATGGACAGTCCTTATCAACATCATTTAAATCTCTGCGTTCCCGACACACCGGCAGTCAAGCCATAAAAGCAAACTCATTTTATCAGGGTAGCCTCAGTCCCAGATCAAGTTCCTTTAAAGAGGGCCTGCCCAGAAGCTTGTCTTCTCTAAGGAGTGCTTCTAGGGAAAAGCTGCGACGGCGAGGGGACAGCCAATTTTCAGCGGTTGACAGTCTGACAATGACTTTGTCAATTCCAGTTGATGCATCCTCTTCAAATAATTCTGAAGATGACAAGCTCCCAGAAATCACCAGAAGCGTGTCGTTTTCCCCTTCAAGTTTTCTAGAATCACTAGGGAAATTGGCTGTTCCACCAGCTCTAAGCCCCACAACTCAAGTCGGTTACGTAGGTTCACCTCTCTTCTCCCCTTACTATTGTTGGTGCCCTCCTGGTGCATCAACTCTGCAATTTTCAGCAGCACCTGAACAAATTCCTGCATCATTGAGTGAATCACCATTTCTTCCCCCACTCTCTTCTTTATTACCTGCTAATATGTCATCCACCGTGTTGACTTCCACCCTGCCTCTCAATCTGGATGAAGTTTCTTCGGTGAAATTCCCAGCTTTGCTGCCGGACTCGATGGTCCGGTTGCCAATTCAAACTTCTAAGCAGATACCAATCTTCACACCTTTAATGTGTGACCCAATTGTTCACATTCCACTTATTGATGTATGCTCTTCAGGTCAAGGCTATCTGGTTAGTGCTGGTCCCGCAATTTCAACGGGCATTCCTCCCTTGCACCCAAACCTTGTGAACCCATTGATTCCTGAAACCGACTCAATGGTGGAAAAGGGTGCAAGAGAGACTCTGCGTCTGCTCATCAGTGGATCAACCCAGACTAACCCACCGTTGATGGGTTTCCCTGCTGTTCTAACAAATGCAGATCAGAATCAAAGTATATTTGTTGGTGGGAGCAGGGGTCTCTACAGTGGAACCAGAGACGTTGATGTTATTGCAAACAGCATTGCTGCCATGGGTTTTGTTTCACTGTCTGGGAGATCTGATGGAGACGGCCATGATAATACAGATTCTCAGCCAAAGGGATCTTGTTCAGATGGTAAAGGAACCGCCTCTTGTTCGGATTGGAGGGAAGAAACTGATTGA
- the LOC133862206 gene encoding signal peptidase complex subunit 2, with product MQEKKPETAAKNPKKANLLDHHSIKHILDESISEIVTGRGYAEDVRMSNVRLVMGTIIIIIALVAQFYKKKFPENRDFLIACIVLYIVFNGLLQLILYTKEKNAILFTYPPAESFTSTGLVVSSKLPRFSDMYTLTIASADPKSISANEPVHLTKSVTQWFTKDGILVEGLFWKDVEGLVDQYAREPKKNK from the exons ATGCAAGAAAAGAAACCAGAAACGGCAGCCAAAAACCCTAAGAAGGCCAATCTCTTAGACCACCACTCTATCAAGCACATCCTCGACGAGTCCATCTCCGAg ATCGTGACGGGTCGTGGTTATGCGGAAGACGTGAGGATGAGTAATGTAAGACTGGTGATGGGAACGATCATAATTATCATTGCTCTGGTGGCTCAGTTCTACAAGAAGAAGTTCCCTGAGAACCGGGATTTTCTCATCGCCTGCATCGTATT GTATATAGTCTTCAATGGGTTGTTGCAGCTGATCTTATACACAAAGGAGAAGAATGCGATTCTGTTTACCTATCCTCCTGCG GAATCGTTTACCAGCACTGGCTTGGTGGTGTCTTCCAAATTGCCAAGATTTTCAGATATGTACACACTTACCATAGCAAGTGCAGATCCTAAATCAATTTCTGCAAATGAACCTGTACATCTTACCAAAAGTGTTACTCaatg GTTCACCAAGGATGGAATTTTGGTGGAGGGCCTATTCTGGAAAGATGTTGAAGGATTAGTAGATCAATATGCTAgagaaccaaagaagaacaagtGA